Proteins from one Pelmatolapia mariae isolate MD_Pm_ZW unplaced genomic scaffold, Pm_UMD_F_2 NODE_ptg000433l+_length_25282_cov_1, whole genome shotgun sequence genomic window:
- the LOC134623145 gene encoding ependymin-2-like has protein sequence MRLRSIGVTAGQTFIVDQVMLFNEKVYYEIDWSKESCKKFPLNTEFISMQVPANAELMGQSVLGSSSSWGMGVLTNTWYGKLLENGHYTTAFTEAAFPFSLAATLQRLGGSPTTPLTG, from the exons ATGCGGCTTAGAAGTATTGGAGTTACTGCGGGTCAGACCTTCATTGTGGACCAAGTGATGCTTTTCAATGAG AAAGTCTATTATGAAATCGACTGGAGCAAGGAGTCCTGCAAGAAGTTTCCCCTAAATACAGAATTCATCTCCATGCAAGTGCCTGCTAATGCTGAACTGATGGGACAGTCAGTCTTGGGGTCCTCCTCCTCTTGGGGAATGGGTGTGCTAACCAACACGTGGTATGGAAAGCTTTTGGAAAACG GCCATTACACAACTGCCTTCACTGAGGCTGCATTCCCATTTTCTTTAGCGGCTACACTCCAGAGACTGGGTGGATCACCTACAA CACCTTTAACTGGATAA